The Candidatus Eisenbacteria bacterium genome contains the following window.
AAGTGGAACGACGCGGAGGCGATCTCGCTCGGAATGTGCCCTTCCTTCCAGGCGCGCGCCTTGATGACCGCATCCGCGCTGATGGAGATCGGCTGCAGGTAGACAAGGGATGTCTCGGCCGGATCGGATCCATCCGCCGAGTAGCGGATTGTCGCGCCGTCGGTGGCGCACTCGATCGTGAGCCGGATCGGAGCGGTGTAGGTGCCCGATGCGGGTTCTATGGTCGGCGTCGCGCACCTCGGCGTGGGGGGGCGCGTCGGCTCCTCGTCGCCGCAGGCGATGAAGAGCAGCAGCAGGGCGAAGCCTGCCGCGATGATGGGCGCGCGGATCATGCTCTGGCCATCGCTCATCGGTCTGTCCCTTGTCCGACCCGAACGCTGGGACGATTCGCTCGCTCCTCAGATCGTGTCAAAGCCGTCCGGAAACTCGCTCGAGCCCCAAAGACTGGCAGAGCCTTGGAACTCGGTCCAGATCTTTCGTCCTTCATCGCTTGGGGATCGTCGTTGACTGATGTAGAATTCGCCGATGGGCAGTCGATTGCCGCATCCGAAGAGAGGTCGCTCTTCCCGGGAGGAGACGCGGAGGCAGAAGGGGCCGATGGCGGCTGCGCGCTGCGCGCCCGTCGATCCGTTGGTCCTCTATGAGGCCTCCGTCCAGGACATCAAGGAGGAACTGGACTTCGCGGAGCGGATCTACCGCGAGGCGAACCGCCGCCCGTTCCGCGCCCTCCGAGAGGACTTCTGCGGGACGGCCGCTCTCGCAGCCGCCTGGGTGCGGCGGGGCCCCGAGAACAGCGCGATCGGCATCGATCTGCACAGGAGAACTCTCGCGTGGGCGCATCGACACCATGTGGCTCCCCTCGGCCCAGCCGCCTCCCGCATCCGTTTGGTCTGCGACGACGTCCTTCGGGTTCCAGGACCCAAGGTCGATCTGGTCGCGGCCTTCAACTTCTCCTACTCGGTCTTCAAGAGCCGCGAGCTGCTGCGCCGTTACTTCCATGTGGCCCGCGGGGCGCTCACGCGCGGCGGCCTGCTGATCCTGGACGCCTTCGGCGGAACGGCCGCCACCGAGGTCGGAGAGGAGCGTCGCTGCATCGGTCCGCTGGCGCTTCCGGGAGGCCGTCTGGTTCCCCGCTTCACCTATGTATGGGAGCAGATCCGCTTCAATCCGGTGGATCATCGCTTGCTGTGCAACATGCATTTCGAGCTGCCGGGAGGGATCCGCATCAAGAGGGCCTTCGCCTATGATTGGCGCTACTGGACCCTCCCCGAGCTTCGCGAGATCATGCTGGAGGCGGGATTCAAGGAGATCAGGATCTATGTCGAGGGGTGGGATGAGAAGA
Protein-coding sequences here:
- a CDS encoding class I SAM-dependent methyltransferase, with protein sequence MGSRLPHPKRGRSSREETRRQKGPMAAARCAPVDPLVLYEASVQDIKEELDFAERIYREANRRPFRALREDFCGTAALAAAWVRRGPENSAIGIDLHRRTLAWAHRHHVAPLGPAASRIRLVCDDVLRVPGPKVDLVAAFNFSYSVFKSRELLRRYFHVARGALTRGGLLILDAFGGTAATEVGEERRCIGPLALPGGRLVPRFTYVWEQIRFNPVDHRLLCNMHFELPGGIRIKRAFAYDWRYWTLPELREIMLEAGFKEIRIYVEGWDEKKNKPTGIYRRRSSIGEMASWLAYVVGFAG